A genomic segment from Actinoplanes sichuanensis encodes:
- a CDS encoding cysteine desulfurase-like protein: MSFDVAALRAHFPALDSGLAFFDGPGGTQTPRAVAEAIAATMTGPLSNRGVVSASELNAERAVAEFRSAYADLLGVPAGGIVHGRSATQLTYDFSRHLAKDWRAGDEIVVSRLDHDSNVRPWVQAAERAGATVRWADFDTTNGEFDLGSLERVLSGRTRLVAVTAASNVLGTVPRLRRIADLAHGAGALLYVDGVHYAAHRLVDVAALGADLFVCSPYKFLGPHCGVLAAAPELLATIRPDKLVPSTDAVPERFEFGTLPYEMLAGATAAVDFLAAVDPGDGVTRRERLASSLASVHEHETVLRQRLEAGLRGLGDVVTLYSGAVDRTPTLLMNFAGRDPRAAQAHLASLDVLAPAGSFYAYEPFVALKLDAALRVGLAPYNTVEEIDRLIDGLIGWTDGPVRG, from the coding sequence GTGAGCTTTGACGTTGCCGCCCTGCGGGCACACTTTCCGGCGCTTGACAGTGGGCTTGCGTTCTTCGACGGGCCCGGTGGGACACAGACGCCACGGGCGGTCGCCGAGGCGATCGCCGCCACCATGACCGGGCCGCTGTCGAATCGGGGTGTGGTCAGCGCTTCCGAGCTCAACGCCGAGCGGGCGGTCGCCGAGTTCCGGAGCGCCTACGCCGACCTGCTCGGGGTGCCCGCCGGTGGGATCGTGCACGGGCGCAGCGCCACCCAGCTCACCTACGACTTCTCCCGGCACCTGGCCAAGGACTGGCGGGCCGGGGACGAGATCGTGGTCAGCCGGCTCGACCATGACAGCAACGTCCGGCCGTGGGTGCAGGCGGCTGAGCGGGCCGGTGCCACCGTGCGGTGGGCCGACTTCGACACGACCAACGGGGAGTTCGATCTCGGGTCGCTGGAGCGGGTGCTGTCGGGGCGGACCCGGCTCGTCGCGGTCACCGCGGCCTCCAACGTGCTCGGGACCGTTCCACGGCTGCGGCGGATCGCCGACCTCGCGCACGGCGCGGGGGCGCTGCTCTACGTGGACGGCGTCCACTATGCGGCGCACCGGCTCGTCGACGTCGCGGCGCTCGGGGCGGACCTGTTCGTGTGCTCGCCCTACAAGTTCCTCGGGCCGCACTGCGGGGTGCTCGCCGCGGCGCCCGAGCTGTTGGCGACGATCCGGCCGGACAAACTGGTGCCGTCGACCGATGCGGTTCCGGAGCGGTTCGAGTTCGGGACGCTGCCCTACGAGATGCTGGCCGGGGCGACCGCCGCGGTCGACTTCCTGGCCGCCGTCGACCCGGGAGACGGGGTGACTCGGCGGGAACGGCTGGCGTCCTCGCTGGCCTCGGTGCACGAGCACGAAACGGTCCTGCGGCAGCGCCTGGAAGCGGGCCTACGAGGGCTGGGCGACGTTGTCACGCTGTATTCGGGAGCCGTCGACCGTACCCCCACGTTGTTGATGAATTTCGCGGGCCGTGACCCTCGGGCCGCCCAGGCCCATCTCGCATCGCTGGACGTCCTGGCCCCCGCCGGGTCCTTTTATGCGTATGAGCCGTTCGTGGCGTTGAAGCTGGACGCGGCGTTGCGGGTCGGACTGGCGCCGTACAACACGGTCGAGGAGATCGACCGGCTGATCGACGGATTAATCGGTTGGACAGACGGGCCGGTGCGGGGATAG
- the infA gene encoding translation initiation factor IF-1, which yields MSSEISLEGTVLECLRNATFRVELKNGHQVLAHISGKMRKNRIRVLPFDRVLVELSPYDLSRGRISFRYRN from the coding sequence ATGTCATCCGAGATCTCCCTCGAGGGAACGGTCCTCGAATGCCTGCGCAACGCCACCTTCCGGGTCGAGCTGAAGAACGGCCATCAGGTGCTGGCGCACATCAGCGGCAAGATGCGCAAGAACCGGATCAGGGTGCTGCCGTTCGACCGGGTGCTGGTCGAACTCAGCCCGTACGACCTGAGCCGGGGGCGGATCTCGTTCCGCTACCGCAACTGA
- a CDS encoding TetR/AcrR family transcriptional regulator, giving the protein MTNPVISPLPGARVGRDPSRAIKRGPRSMTPEAVAATQRERLYDALVHTVAEKGYANARVSDICTAAGVTRPAFYALFAGKEDAFLDTYRHGTGVLLRLMDEAYAAAPDWRSGVRAALKVLLDVLASVPAFAAMAIVEIDAAGTLARQKRTELLGRFSRFFADAPPVPEGLVDTVVGGVYATIYGHVSTGRVDRLPELLPMLSYFMIAPFVGRDAASAELELPAAGERVVAPCAASDTDEVFH; this is encoded by the coding sequence ATGACGAATCCGGTAATCAGCCCCCTTCCGGGCGCACGTGTGGGGCGGGACCCGTCCCGGGCGATCAAACGCGGCCCACGGTCGATGACCCCCGAGGCGGTGGCCGCCACCCAGCGGGAACGCCTCTACGACGCGCTGGTGCACACGGTCGCCGAGAAGGGCTACGCCAACGCCCGGGTCAGCGACATCTGCACGGCTGCCGGGGTGACCCGGCCGGCGTTCTACGCGCTGTTCGCCGGCAAGGAGGACGCGTTCCTGGACACCTACCGGCACGGCACCGGCGTTCTGCTGCGGCTGATGGACGAGGCGTACGCGGCCGCGCCCGACTGGCGGTCCGGGGTGCGGGCCGCGCTCAAGGTGCTGCTGGACGTGCTGGCCAGCGTGCCCGCGTTCGCGGCGATGGCGATCGTCGAGATCGACGCGGCCGGGACCCTGGCCCGGCAGAAGCGCACCGAGCTGCTCGGCCGGTTCTCCCGGTTCTTCGCCGACGCCCCGCCGGTTCCGGAGGGGCTGGTCGACACCGTGGTCGGCGGGGTCTACGCGACGATCTACGGGCACGTCTCGACCGGCCGGGTCGACCGGCTGCCGGAGCTGTTGCCGATGCTCAGCTACTTCATGATCGCCCCGTTCGTGGGCCGCGACGCCGCCTCGGCCGAGCTGGAGTTACCGGCGGCGGGGGAGCGTGTGGTGGCTCCCTGCGCCGCATCAGATACCGACGAGGTTTTTCACTGA
- a CDS encoding LacI family DNA-binding transcriptional regulator codes for MSTKSGRGGHHPTMDQVAAAAGVSRATVSRVINNAASVAPGIRDAVQRAISQTGYVPNVAARSLVTRRSNSVALVISEPDRPDDHSFLNRIFTDPYFGRVTAGATGALRPHDVHLVVVPTDSADHHQVVRYLRQGHVDGVLLISSSEDDPLPAQVHSLGIPAVLASRPAGPLPVSYVDVDQRFGARLAAAHLLARGCRNLATISGPLDIPAGADRLDAFRDAVLSAPPGPAPSAGSAPAESPGSASGGSARSAPAGSPGSAPAGSDVGAGGVTIAVETGDFTRVGGEAAAHRLLDRHPDLDGLFVASDLMAEGALRALQDRGRRVPDDVAVIGFDDSSAALECRPPLTTVRQPVEEMAAEMAQLLIAHIDTPGRSPRSVIFQPTLVIRDSA; via the coding sequence ATGAGCACGAAATCTGGACGCGGCGGTCACCATCCCACGATGGATCAGGTGGCCGCCGCGGCCGGTGTCTCCCGGGCCACCGTGTCCCGGGTGATCAACAACGCGGCGTCGGTGGCGCCCGGCATCCGCGACGCCGTCCAGCGGGCGATCTCGCAGACCGGGTACGTACCGAACGTCGCCGCCCGCAGCCTGGTCACCCGCCGGTCGAACTCGGTGGCCCTGGTGATCAGCGAACCGGACCGGCCCGACGACCACTCGTTCCTCAACCGGATCTTCACCGACCCGTACTTCGGCCGGGTCACCGCCGGTGCCACCGGGGCGCTGCGCCCGCACGACGTCCACCTGGTGGTCGTCCCCACCGACTCCGCCGACCACCACCAGGTCGTCCGCTACCTGCGCCAGGGCCACGTCGACGGGGTGCTGCTGATCAGCAGCAGCGAGGACGACCCACTGCCCGCCCAGGTCCACTCCCTGGGCATCCCGGCGGTGCTGGCGTCCCGCCCCGCCGGACCACTGCCGGTCAGCTACGTCGACGTCGACCAGCGCTTCGGCGCCCGCCTCGCCGCCGCGCACCTGCTCGCCCGCGGCTGCCGCAACCTCGCCACGATCAGCGGACCACTGGACATCCCGGCCGGGGCCGACCGGCTCGACGCCTTCCGCGACGCGGTCCTGTCCGCCCCGCCCGGCCCGGCTCCCTCAGCCGGTTCCGCTCCGGCGGAGTCGCCCGGTTCTGCTTCGGGCGGGTCGGCCCGTTCTGCTCCGGCCGGGTCGCCCGGTTCCGCTCCGGCGGGGTCGGACGTAGGGGCCGGCGGCGTCACCATCGCGGTCGAGACCGGCGACTTCACCCGGGTCGGCGGCGAGGCGGCCGCGCACCGGCTCCTCGACCGGCACCCCGACCTCGACGGGCTGTTCGTGGCCAGCGACCTGATGGCCGAGGGTGCGCTGCGGGCCCTGCAGGACCGCGGCCGTCGAGTGCCCGACGACGTGGCGGTCATCGGATTCGACGACAGCAGCGCCGCCCTGGAGTGCCGCCCGCCACTCACCACCGTCCGGCAGCCGGTCGAGGAGATGGCCGCCGAGATGGCCCAACTCCTGATCGCGCACATCGACACCCCGGGGCGCTCACCGCGCTCGGTGATCTTCCAACCGACCCTGGTGATCCGCGACTCCGCATGA
- a CDS encoding calcium-binding protein — protein sequence MRLMKRSVMAAVGAAALITALSGSPAQAADYSVAKVNGDIVTYTAGSFQANRLTVSVSGRTVTLFDRGATIRPGKGCRQVSGDWRKVACVTTHRPTAIVATLGEYSDHLDNRSAATVIADGGSGNDTLAGGAGRDRLHGGPGDDTLVGRGGDDVIDGAAGNDWIEGRAGNDRLQGGPGDDPIYGGAGADTLYGNAGEDILHGDSGDDTVHGGADVDVIAGGAGGDRLNGNGGNDVIYGGVLDNDVPDTADVITGGAGHDRIAGQAGNDTISGGSGDDWILGGPGNDKIDGGTGKNRITR from the coding sequence ATGAGATTGATGAAACGGTCGGTGATGGCCGCGGTCGGTGCGGCGGCACTGATCACGGCCCTGTCCGGCTCGCCGGCGCAGGCGGCCGACTACTCGGTGGCGAAGGTGAACGGTGACATCGTCACCTACACGGCCGGATCGTTCCAAGCCAACCGACTGACCGTCAGCGTCTCCGGGCGGACGGTGACCCTGTTCGACCGGGGCGCCACCATCCGACCCGGCAAGGGCTGCCGGCAGGTCAGCGGTGACTGGCGGAAGGTCGCCTGCGTCACCACGCACCGGCCGACCGCGATCGTCGCCACACTCGGCGAGTACAGCGATCACCTCGACAACCGCAGTGCGGCCACGGTCATCGCGGACGGCGGCTCGGGCAACGACACCCTGGCCGGCGGCGCGGGCCGGGACCGTCTGCACGGCGGCCCCGGCGACGACACCCTGGTCGGCCGCGGCGGCGACGACGTCATCGACGGCGCCGCGGGCAACGACTGGATCGAGGGCCGGGCCGGGAACGACCGGCTCCAGGGCGGTCCCGGCGACGACCCGATCTACGGCGGAGCCGGTGCCGACACCCTCTACGGCAACGCCGGCGAGGACATCCTGCACGGTGACAGCGGCGACGACACCGTCCACGGCGGCGCCGACGTCGACGTCATCGCCGGTGGCGCGGGCGGCGACCGGCTCAACGGCAACGGCGGCAACGACGTGATCTACGGCGGTGTGCTCGACAACGACGTCCCGGACACCGCAGACGTCATCACCGGCGGCGCCGGCCACGACCGGATCGCCGGTCAGGCCGGCAACGACACGATCAGCGGCGGCTCCGGCGACGACTGGATCCTCGGCGGACCGGGCAACGACAAGATCGACGGTGGTACGGGCAAGAACCGCATCACCCGGTAA
- a CDS encoding FAD-binding dehydrogenase, whose product MPAFGAAAAADADVIVVGHGLAGLVATSELVAAGRKVLLVDQENEANLGGQAYWSFGGLFFVNSDEQRLMGVKDNYDLAWQDWLGTAGFDRGVDDPAGQDYWAYKWAQAYVQFAAGEKRSWLAGLGMQWFPMVGWAERGGGVADGHGNSVPRFHVTWGTGPAVVEPFEKKVRAGVAAGKVVFKFRHRVDELVVTNGAVTGVRGKVLEASTAARGKSSSRTTIGDFELKAPVVIVASGGIGANHDLIRQNWPARLGKAPSNMITGVPAHVDGRMLAITQKAGGRIVNPDRMWHYTEGLRNWDPIWPGHGIRILPGPSSMWFDATGKRFQAPDWPGYDTLHTLGSITASGYDYSWFVTTQKIVDKEFALSGSEQNPDLTGKNIWLLLSRVWQTPEPIQKFQQYGADFVKAATLPELVTGMNRLTGTNLISLDGLKRQIEARDREIDNSYSKDAQVQGIRNALSYPGDVLGRTASAHKILGSESDGLVAVRLNVLTRKTLGGLQTNLQGQVLGASGSPVPGLYAAGEAAGFGGGGVHGYRSLEGTFLGGCLFSGRAAGRAAAAATAS is encoded by the coding sequence CTGCCCGCGTTCGGGGCGGCCGCCGCGGCCGACGCCGACGTCATCGTGGTCGGGCACGGCCTGGCCGGCCTGGTCGCCACCTCCGAACTGGTCGCCGCCGGACGCAAGGTGCTCCTGGTGGACCAGGAGAACGAGGCGAACCTCGGCGGACAGGCGTACTGGTCCTTCGGTGGGCTGTTCTTCGTCAACTCCGACGAACAGCGGCTGATGGGCGTCAAGGACAACTACGACCTGGCGTGGCAGGACTGGCTGGGCACGGCCGGATTCGACCGGGGCGTCGACGACCCGGCCGGGCAGGACTACTGGGCGTACAAGTGGGCGCAGGCCTACGTGCAGTTCGCCGCCGGGGAGAAACGGTCCTGGCTGGCCGGGCTCGGCATGCAGTGGTTCCCGATGGTGGGCTGGGCCGAGCGCGGCGGCGGTGTCGCCGACGGGCACGGCAACTCGGTGCCGCGATTCCACGTCACGTGGGGGACCGGGCCCGCGGTCGTCGAGCCGTTCGAGAAGAAGGTGCGGGCCGGGGTCGCCGCCGGGAAGGTGGTGTTCAAGTTCCGGCACCGGGTCGACGAACTCGTCGTCACCAACGGGGCGGTCACCGGCGTCCGTGGCAAGGTTCTCGAGGCGAGCACCGCGGCTCGGGGGAAGTCGTCGTCGCGTACCACCATCGGCGATTTCGAACTGAAGGCACCGGTGGTGATCGTCGCGTCCGGCGGGATCGGCGCCAACCACGACCTGATCCGGCAGAACTGGCCGGCCCGGCTCGGCAAGGCGCCCAGCAACATGATCACCGGCGTGCCCGCGCACGTCGACGGCCGGATGCTGGCGATCACCCAGAAGGCCGGCGGCCGGATCGTCAACCCGGACCGGATGTGGCACTACACCGAGGGCCTGCGCAACTGGGACCCGATCTGGCCCGGCCACGGCATCCGGATCCTGCCCGGCCCGTCGTCGATGTGGTTCGACGCCACCGGGAAGCGTTTCCAGGCGCCCGACTGGCCCGGCTACGACACCCTGCACACCCTCGGGTCGATCACCGCGAGCGGCTACGACTACTCGTGGTTCGTCACCACGCAGAAGATCGTCGACAAGGAGTTCGCGCTCTCCGGCTCCGAACAGAACCCGGACCTCACCGGCAAGAACATCTGGCTGCTGCTGAGCCGGGTCTGGCAGACCCCGGAACCGATCCAGAAGTTCCAGCAGTACGGCGCCGACTTCGTGAAGGCGGCCACGCTCCCCGAGCTGGTCACCGGCATGAACCGGCTCACCGGGACGAATCTGATCAGTCTGGACGGCCTCAAGCGGCAGATCGAGGCCCGGGACCGGGAGATCGACAACTCGTACAGCAAGGACGCCCAGGTCCAGGGCATCCGCAACGCGCTGTCGTATCCCGGCGACGTGCTCGGCCGGACCGCCTCCGCGCACAAGATCCTCGGCTCGGAGTCGGACGGGCTGGTCGCGGTCCGCCTCAACGTCCTGACCCGCAAGACGCTCGGCGGCCTGCAGACCAACCTGCAGGGCCAGGTCCTGGGTGCCTCCGGCAGCCCGGTCCCCGGCCTCTACGCGGCGGGCGAGGCGGCGGGCTTCGGCGGCGGCGGTGTGCACGGTTACCGCTCCCTGGAGGGTACGTTCCTCGGCGGCTGCCTCTTCTCGGGCCGAGCCGCCGGCCGTGCCGCCGCGGCGGCCACCGCGAGCTGA
- a CDS encoding DUF6114 domain-containing protein: protein MAEAGRTARKPRWRHGRPFWGGLFVLLGGAEIMATVWAPLGVVLHVGMQNFIGYLIPIVIILCGLLLWFNPAQRLFYSLVAMVCALASFITSNMGGFIIGLLLTLTGGALAFAWTDEERNTGEPVAEEQPVTDPTIGDLSIVTGAKEQTEE from the coding sequence ATGGCCGAAGCCGGCCGCACGGCACGCAAACCCCGCTGGCGGCACGGACGGCCCTTCTGGGGTGGGCTGTTCGTGCTGCTCGGCGGTGCGGAGATCATGGCGACCGTGTGGGCGCCGCTGGGTGTGGTGCTGCACGTCGGCATGCAGAACTTCATCGGGTACCTGATCCCGATCGTGATCATCCTGTGTGGCCTGCTCCTCTGGTTCAACCCGGCGCAGCGGCTGTTCTACTCGCTGGTCGCCATGGTCTGCGCCCTCGCCTCCTTCATCACCTCCAACATGGGCGGTTTCATCATCGGGCTGCTGCTCACCCTGACCGGTGGGGCGCTGGCGTTCGCGTGGACCGATGAGGAGCGGAACACCGGGGAGCCGGTGGCCGAGGAACAGCCCGTCACCGACCCGACCATCGGCGACCTGAGCATCGTCACCGGCGCCAAAGAACAGACGGAGGAATAG
- a CDS encoding GNAT family N-acetyltransferase, with protein MQSAEITRISERHWHALDDDQVVGRGEVWRRPDGRSFLSIDAWHGAVFDRLAGAMLPTLPKPLYTVVDEADLDLLAQWEQFGFGPRRREWELVVPTGLFPPGGVTVLPVGSAEDGPLRELDRAVRAEVDATVGWHNMPAEIFDMHDPSRYAVAVADGGYVGMVRVAPLPRRPRIGLIAVRASHRRRGIGRALLAEVLGTAHRAGQPAVSAEVNQSNTAALALFEGFGARRESSNLELVLR; from the coding sequence ATGCAATCTGCGGAAATAACTCGTATCTCCGAGCGGCACTGGCACGCCCTCGACGACGATCAGGTCGTCGGGCGCGGTGAGGTGTGGCGCCGGCCGGACGGCCGTAGCTTCCTCAGCATCGACGCGTGGCACGGCGCGGTCTTCGACCGGCTGGCCGGGGCGATGCTGCCCACGCTGCCGAAACCGCTGTACACCGTGGTCGACGAGGCCGACCTCGACCTGCTGGCGCAGTGGGAGCAGTTCGGGTTCGGCCCGCGCCGCCGCGAATGGGAGCTGGTCGTGCCGACCGGTCTCTTCCCGCCCGGAGGCGTCACCGTCCTACCGGTCGGTTCGGCTGAGGACGGGCCGTTGCGGGAGCTGGACCGGGCGGTTCGCGCCGAGGTCGACGCGACCGTGGGCTGGCACAACATGCCCGCCGAGATCTTCGACATGCACGACCCTTCGCGGTACGCCGTAGCGGTCGCCGACGGCGGCTACGTCGGCATGGTCCGGGTGGCGCCGCTGCCCCGACGGCCCCGCATCGGGCTGATCGCGGTGCGGGCCTCGCACCGGCGCCGTGGCATCGGGCGGGCGCTGCTGGCCGAGGTGCTCGGTACCGCCCACCGGGCCGGGCAGCCGGCGGTCTCGGCCGAGGTCAACCAGTCGAACACTGCGGCGCTCGCGCTGTTCGAGGGCTTCGGCGCCCGGCGCGAGAGCAGCAACCTCGAGCTGGTGCTGCGCTGA
- a CDS encoding DUF6230 family protein: MSSTPFGRTRWRRFATVMAGGLIATTGLVLLTGQGVLAVSFSISGMPFTVTSPKLHGYGFAQYAEIDNMAEGSPNAEPDGPQKLVIVSAIRDATLDGLCQSIDLGGTNLRLTAGSAANPVKADTLVVDSDMITANADFKKIDIAKDASTLTQVPGRTGGIGVFGQEAEEVTLTNLRQNNWATTAVRFYLPNLSMSFSSNGC; the protein is encoded by the coding sequence ATGTCCTCCACCCCGTTCGGCCGTACCCGCTGGCGCCGCTTCGCCACGGTCATGGCCGGTGGCCTGATCGCCACCACCGGACTGGTCCTGCTCACCGGCCAGGGTGTCCTGGCGGTGTCCTTCTCGATCTCCGGAATGCCGTTCACCGTCACCTCACCCAAACTCCACGGGTACGGCTTCGCGCAGTACGCCGAGATCGACAACATGGCGGAGGGCAGCCCGAACGCCGAACCGGACGGCCCGCAGAAGCTGGTGATCGTCTCCGCCATCCGCGACGCCACCCTGGACGGCCTCTGCCAGAGCATCGACCTCGGCGGCACCAACCTCCGGCTCACCGCGGGCAGCGCGGCGAACCCGGTCAAGGCGGACACCCTCGTCGTCGACTCCGACATGATCACCGCCAACGCCGACTTCAAGAAGATCGACATCGCCAAGGACGCCAGCACGCTGACCCAGGTGCCCGGCCGGACCGGCGGGATCGGCGTCTTCGGCCAGGAAGCCGAAGAGGTCACCCTGACCAACCTGCGGCAGAACAACTGGGCCACCACGGCCGTCCGGTTCTACCTGCCCAACCTGAGCATGTCCTTCTCCTCGAACGGCTGCTGA
- a CDS encoding DUF1996 domain-containing protein translates to MRRRLFSLAGLGALLATSVIALGGQASAADTLLSQGKTATASSTESAAFPAANAVDGNPGTRWSSAFSDPQWLQVDLGAGATITSITLSWEAAYARSFSLRTSANGSSWTTVYSTTTGTGGQQSINVTGTGRYVRLETTARATQWGVSLTEFQIYGTGGGTTTPTIPPGAVRVAEFLADCPFSHRLPDDPIIFPGLPGASHMHSFFGATNTNAHSTVDTLLNANSNCNPSIDKSSYWIPTLYQDNQPVEPVTGIFYYLGEGVRDDLIAQTQPLPLGLRIVAGNAKATGPADNTISRWSCLHAGHVGSSPDFVNCPSGTMLESYLDFPHCWNGRDLDSADHKSHMAYPVGNACPASHPVVVPKLRQVMRYPVSGDPARLRLASGGGYTMHGDFFNAWPVEEMARRVNDCIRPIIKCGTNGRP, encoded by the coding sequence ATGAGACGCCGTCTGTTCTCCCTCGCCGGACTCGGCGCCCTGCTCGCCACCTCGGTCATCGCCCTCGGTGGTCAGGCCAGCGCCGCCGACACCCTGCTGTCCCAGGGGAAGACCGCCACCGCCTCCTCCACCGAGTCGGCCGCCTTCCCCGCCGCCAACGCCGTCGACGGCAACCCCGGCACCCGCTGGTCGAGCGCGTTCAGCGACCCGCAGTGGCTGCAGGTCGACCTCGGCGCCGGCGCCACCATCACCTCGATCACCCTGAGCTGGGAGGCCGCGTACGCCCGCAGCTTCAGCCTGCGGACCTCGGCCAACGGATCGAGCTGGACCACCGTCTACAGCACCACCACCGGAACCGGCGGGCAGCAGTCGATAAACGTCACCGGCACCGGCCGCTACGTGCGCCTGGAGACCACCGCGCGGGCCACCCAGTGGGGCGTCTCGCTCACCGAGTTCCAGATCTACGGCACCGGCGGTGGCACCACCACACCGACCATCCCGCCCGGCGCGGTGCGGGTCGCCGAGTTCCTCGCCGACTGCCCGTTCAGCCACCGGCTGCCCGACGACCCGATCATCTTCCCCGGCCTGCCCGGCGCCTCACACATGCACAGCTTCTTCGGTGCGACGAACACCAACGCCCACAGCACGGTCGACACGCTGCTCAACGCGAACAGCAACTGCAACCCGTCGATCGACAAGTCCTCGTACTGGATCCCCACCCTCTACCAGGACAACCAGCCGGTCGAGCCGGTCACCGGGATCTTCTACTACCTCGGTGAGGGCGTCCGCGACGACCTGATCGCGCAGACCCAGCCGCTGCCGCTCGGCCTGCGCATCGTGGCCGGCAACGCCAAGGCCACCGGCCCGGCCGACAACACCATCTCCCGCTGGTCGTGCCTGCACGCCGGGCACGTCGGCTCGTCACCGGACTTCGTCAACTGCCCGTCCGGCACCATGCTGGAGTCGTACCTCGACTTCCCGCACTGCTGGAACGGCCGCGACCTGGACTCCGCCGACCACAAGAGCCACATGGCGTACCCGGTCGGCAACGCCTGCCCGGCCAGCCACCCGGTCGTGGTGCCTAAACTGCGGCAGGTCATGCGCTACCCGGTCTCCGGTGACCCGGCCCGGCTGCGACTCGCCTCCGGCGGCGGATACACGATGCACGGCGACTTCTTCAACGCCTGGCCGGTCGAGGAGATGGCCCGCCGGGTGAACGACTGCATCCGTCCCATCATCAAGTGCGGAACCAACGGACGGCCCTGA
- a CDS encoding mycothiol-dependent nitroreductase Rv2466c family protein: MNSDIDFYFDPICPFAWMTSKWIRMVQARRNYTVDWRFISLRLINSHIDYDSHFPPEYEAQHQAGLRLLRVASAVREHHGREAVGPLYEAFGARILETLPDDAREHGWQGTPELAAAALTAAGLPGTLAEFLDDTSRDAEIQAESDEALALTGRDVGTPIVHFEPPAGVAFFGPVISRLPDEEQAAQLWDHVIGLARFPGFAELKRSLREQPQLPSFGITGSETGRTEDWHAGSRRLKK, translated from the coding sequence GTGAACTCCGACATCGACTTCTACTTCGATCCGATCTGCCCCTTCGCCTGGATGACCAGCAAATGGATCCGGATGGTCCAGGCCCGGCGCAACTACACGGTCGACTGGCGATTCATCTCGCTTCGCCTGATCAACTCGCACATCGACTACGACAGCCACTTCCCGCCGGAGTACGAGGCCCAGCACCAGGCCGGGCTGCGCCTGCTGCGGGTGGCGTCGGCGGTCCGGGAACACCACGGCCGCGAGGCGGTCGGCCCGTTGTACGAGGCGTTCGGCGCCCGAATCCTGGAGACCCTCCCGGACGACGCGCGGGAGCACGGCTGGCAGGGCACGCCGGAACTGGCCGCGGCCGCGCTCACCGCAGCCGGGCTGCCCGGCACGCTGGCCGAGTTCCTCGACGACACCTCCCGGGACGCGGAGATCCAGGCCGAGTCGGACGAGGCGCTCGCCTTGACCGGCCGGGACGTCGGCACCCCGATCGTGCACTTCGAGCCACCTGCGGGTGTCGCGTTCTTCGGCCCGGTGATCAGCCGGCTGCCCGACGAGGAGCAGGCCGCACAGCTCTGGGACCACGTGATCGGCCTGGCCCGGTTCCCCGGCTTCGCCGAGCTCAAGCGCAGCCTGCGGGAACAGCCGCAGCTCCCGTCGTTCGGCATCACCGGCTCGGAGACCGGCCGAACCGAGGATTGGCACGCGGGCAGCCGCCGCCTCAAGAAGTAG
- a CDS encoding NHL repeat-containing protein, producing the protein MHKSRIIAAAVAGATAVLMFGAPALADDATVLTSESLAGPAVAVGDTISAGIATGTQAVFATAPGGTSGMKCTGSSFSAVVNDNPAAPGSATLGATLGLSGCTVSGIIGVLGVNSVTINNQPYTTVTASDGTVSVSGTDTAPISATLNLRTLLGSVTCVFVADGNAISGVAANDDNSIAFTDQKFNKSSGPAACIANAYFTAKYTPVSTAAGALVFVN; encoded by the coding sequence ATGCACAAGTCCCGCATCATCGCCGCCGCTGTCGCCGGTGCCACCGCCGTGCTGATGTTCGGCGCCCCGGCCCTGGCCGACGACGCCACCGTGCTGACCAGTGAGAGCCTGGCCGGCCCGGCGGTGGCCGTCGGTGACACCATCTCGGCCGGTATCGCCACCGGAACGCAGGCGGTCTTCGCGACCGCTCCCGGCGGCACCAGCGGAATGAAATGCACCGGCTCCAGCTTCAGCGCCGTGGTCAACGACAACCCGGCGGCACCCGGATCGGCCACGCTCGGCGCCACCCTGGGCCTGTCCGGCTGCACGGTCTCCGGCATCATCGGTGTCCTCGGCGTCAACAGCGTGACCATCAACAACCAGCCGTACACCACGGTGACCGCCAGCGACGGCACCGTCTCGGTGTCCGGCACCGACACCGCGCCGATCTCCGCAACGCTCAACCTGCGGACCCTGCTCGGCTCGGTGACCTGCGTGTTCGTCGCCGACGGCAACGCCATCAGCGGTGTCGCGGCCAACGACGACAACTCGATCGCCTTCACCGACCAGAAGTTCAACAAGAGCAGCGGCCCGGCCGCCTGCATCGCCAACGCCTACTTCACCGCGAAGTACACCCCGGTGTCGACCGCGGCCGGCGCCCTGGTCTTCGTGAACTGA